In the genome of Thermoproteus tenax Kra 1, the window CGATCATTTCTACTCCCAGCTAGTTAGCTTTGTCAGCCTCTCTCTTAAAGTGAATTTTGTATATAATCCTCGGCCTTTATGAAGTTGGTCCCTCCCCTTTTAAGCGCTGAAAATAGCGAGGGCGTAAAGAAATGGATTTCCAACGGTAACCAGAAGGGCAAGCCCTTGCCCTCAAGCCCTCTCATGATTTCTCTTACAATTTCTCTTCTCTCTTCCGGAACTTTTTCAACAAGTATTGCAACATCTATATCACTTGAAGCAGTGTACCTCCCCTCAATGATCGACCCAAAAAAGTACACCTCCCCTCTTACGTTGTATTTCTCTAGGGCTTGTTTGACCGCATTGTAAATCAAAACTGAGATGCGCGGGAAATCTGATAACAGCCTCATCTTTTCCCTAACGAATTCAATATAGGCATCTAGCCCGCTCATTTTACCAAGCTAAATATCTCTTGCATAATATTTAAACACTGCCTCGCATCGTCTTCCGTGTAGCAGTCTTTCAACATCATCGTAACTCCCCATCGTTTAGACCTTTGAGGCCTTCTTAAGGTTAACCCCCTCCGTCGATCGCCGCAAGTGCTCTGTTGAGACCTTCGGCGGACGAGGCGCTTTACGACTAAACAATATAATTCTCAACATTGTTGCACGTTAATCTATCTTTGGACATAAATCTAAACAAACTCTTAATATAGGCGGCCGGATCCAGCCGTGCGCCTCGTGATAAGCTGCATGGACTACAGGCTCTCCGAGGAGATAGCCAAGAGGGCCCGCGAGGGCGACCTCATTTTGAGGACCGCGGGCGCCAACGTCAACGGCCTGAGGAGCTATCTTTCCGGGCTGGACGTAGAGGAGGTTCTCTATCTTCCTCATACAGACTGCGCCGCTCTGAAGTTGGTCTACTCGGCGATAGTAGAAGGCAGGCCTGTGGATCCAGCTGTGGAGGAGGCGCTGGTCTCGTTGTACAGAGGTAGAGAGTTCTCCACTATGGAGGAGCTCGAGAGGATACACGTCGAGCTCCAGACGTCGATCTTGAAGTCCCTCTTCCCGAGGGCAAAGGTCTCCGTGGAGATTATCGACGTGTCCAAGGTCAAGCCACTTCAGAGGAAGTCCGTCTATCACTTGCTCAAGCCCTCCAGCAGATACGATCAAGAGGTGCTGGGAGCCTACATCATCCAAGCGCCCAAGAGAGAGGACGTCGAGGCTGATATAAAGATCGCAGAGAGCCTAGGGCTGAGGCCCGGGAGGTCTGAGATTTAACAGGTCTTGGCCGAGCCCGGGACCTGCCTCAAAGTCACCGACACAAGCTTGGGGCCGCCCCCCTGGTCCAGCTCGGTCTGCCCTATATAGAGGGCATTGCTGGAGTTGTAGACGGCCACTATCGTGGCATCGCAACAACTTAGCTGGGCGCCCTCGGCCTTGGCCAAAACGGAGCCCGGCACGAAGGCCTCGCCGACGGCGTCGGCGTTTGTGCACCAGACGGCCTTGCCTCCGCTGTACAATACTACGTGTGAGTGGGGCGCGAGGCTGCCGTTGGGGAAATAGACGGCGACTACGAGGTACGGAGGCGTGGCAAATAGGGAGAAGACGACAAGGGCAACGGCCGCTGCGGCGAAGAGGAGGGCCAGGCCCAAGCTCATATTAAAGCTTCTGCCTCAGCTCCTCTATGCTCTCTTCGTCCTCCAACGTGCTTAGATCGCCCAAGCTCTGTCCGGCGGCCATAGCCCTCAAGACCCTCCTCATCACTTTGCCCGTCCTAGTCTTGGGCAGTTTGTTGAGGATCACCACTCTGCCCACAACCGCGATTGGCCCGAGCATTTTCTTTAGATGCGAAACTACCTCGTCCTCCGTT includes:
- a CDS encoding carbonic anhydrase, yielding MRLVISCMDYRLSEEIAKRAREGDLILRTAGANVNGLRSYLSGLDVEEVLYLPHTDCAALKLVYSAIVEGRPVDPAVEEALVSLYRGREFSTMEELERIHVELQTSILKSLFPRAKVSVEIIDVSKVKPLQRKSVYHLLKPSSRYDQEVLGAYIIQAPKREDVEADIKIAESLGLRPGRSEI
- a CDS encoding nucleotidyltransferase domain-containing protein: MSGLDAYIEFVREKMRLLSDFPRISVLIYNAVKQALEKYNVRGEVYFFGSIIEGRYTASSDIDVAILVEKVPEERREIVREIMRGLEGKGLPFWLPLEIHFFTPSLFSALKRGGTNFIKAEDYIQNSL